The following coding sequences lie in one Microvirga sp. 17 mud 1-3 genomic window:
- a CDS encoding ribokinase, with protein MATKHAILVFGSINLDLVARVDAIARPGETVLSPRADSFFGGKGANQAVAAARSAQGTGITVTMAGAVGPDPFGEACLSNLKDNGVDTRLVKIASEPTGCAFITVDQRGENAITVASGANMALQADELREYEAAPFALIVLQMEVPLEQSLAAARWVKESGAKVLWNLAPAPPAQQRGRLDEILAIVDFLVVNEHEALAVAAALGRSEAEQPEEAAAFLARLHDLTCIVTMGAKGAIAFEGSGSRTSVSAPRIAPIDTTGAGDTFVGVLATGIAEGFPLESSMERATFAASQACLMLGAQAGMPWRGDLEGSSNKI; from the coding sequence GTGGCGACAAAACACGCCATATTGGTCTTCGGCTCAATCAACTTAGATCTGGTCGCTCGAGTGGATGCTATTGCGCGCCCTGGAGAGACCGTTCTGTCTCCCCGGGCAGACAGCTTCTTTGGTGGCAAAGGCGCCAATCAGGCTGTTGCGGCAGCCCGTTCTGCACAAGGCACAGGCATCACGGTCACCATGGCCGGGGCGGTTGGGCCAGATCCATTCGGGGAAGCCTGTCTGAGTAATCTCAAGGACAACGGAGTTGATACACGCCTCGTCAAGATCGCTTCTGAACCGACCGGATGCGCTTTCATCACGGTTGATCAACGGGGCGAGAACGCCATTACGGTTGCTAGCGGCGCCAATATGGCGCTTCAGGCGGATGAACTCCGCGAATATGAGGCAGCACCCTTTGCTTTGATCGTGCTCCAGATGGAAGTCCCTTTGGAGCAGAGCCTAGCGGCAGCCCGTTGGGTGAAGGAAAGCGGCGCGAAGGTTCTGTGGAATTTAGCCCCTGCGCCGCCCGCGCAGCAGCGTGGACGGCTCGACGAGATCCTGGCTATCGTAGATTTTCTAGTCGTCAACGAACATGAAGCGCTTGCTGTTGCGGCAGCCCTAGGGCGCTCGGAGGCTGAGCAGCCTGAAGAGGCGGCGGCATTCCTCGCACGGCTCCACGATCTGACCTGCATCGTTACCATGGGAGCGAAGGGAGCCATTGCATTTGAGGGAAGCGGCTCCCGCACGTCCGTATCAGCTCCAAGAATCGCCCCTATCGACACGACAGGCGCGGGTGACACGTTCGTGGGGGTCTTGGCTACCGGCATCGCCGAAGGCTTCCCTCTTGAGTCCTCCATGGAACGGGCTACTTTTGCGGCATCCCAAGCATGCCTCATGCTGGGAGCCCAAGCAGGCATGCCTTGGCGCGGGGACCTCGAAGGATCTAGCAATAAAATCTGA
- a CDS encoding family 1 glycosylhydrolase, with protein MTQTLPIRSELWRLTTSDSFWWSTGIEDTFITAPHPVTGRTLDEYELTGHYDRWRDDLDLIAELDVPCARYGVPWHRIQPARNKWDWTFPDRALGHLLDLGITPQVDLVHYGLPAWIEDAFLHPDYPMLVSEYAARFADRFHGRIRWYTPLNEPRITAWYCGRLGWWPPYRRSWSGFVTLMLAIAKGMVETVKALESVDPEIVPYFVDATDLYDTDEPALEPEAKHRQRIVFLALDLVSGRVSEQHELWPWLLKHGAKEADLIYFLDNAIPLPVIGMNLYPMFTQKMLMRDAGGRFRIRMPYAKADLISRLGHIYYNRYGVPLMISETASMGSLRRRFEWLSQSVAATKQLRNEGVPLVGYTWWPMFSLVTWAYRQGRRSVAEHLAPMGLWDIVPTPTDPLGRVRTSLVDAYQHLVQGGIEAVGTLSRTSVESAGAR; from the coding sequence ATGACCCAAACGCTTCCAATTCGCTCCGAGCTCTGGCGCCTGACTACATCCGATAGCTTCTGGTGGTCGACCGGCATAGAAGACACATTCATTACAGCGCCACATCCAGTAACCGGACGCACGCTGGACGAATACGAATTGACAGGCCACTACGACCGGTGGCGAGATGACTTGGACCTTATTGCCGAGTTAGATGTGCCCTGCGCCCGCTATGGTGTGCCATGGCACCGAATCCAGCCTGCACGCAATAAGTGGGACTGGACTTTCCCTGATAGGGCCCTAGGGCATCTGCTTGATCTCGGCATTACACCTCAAGTCGACTTAGTTCATTATGGGCTGCCTGCGTGGATCGAAGATGCATTTCTTCATCCAGACTATCCTATGCTTGTTTCTGAATATGCAGCCCGTTTTGCTGACCGCTTTCACGGGCGGATCAGGTGGTACACACCGCTTAACGAGCCACGCATTACGGCATGGTATTGTGGGCGCCTTGGCTGGTGGCCACCTTACCGGCGCAGCTGGTCTGGCTTTGTCACACTGATGCTCGCCATCGCAAAAGGGATGGTTGAGACTGTAAAGGCTCTGGAAAGCGTCGACCCAGAAATTGTTCCGTACTTTGTCGATGCCACCGACTTGTATGATACCGACGAGCCCGCCCTTGAGCCTGAAGCCAAGCATCGCCAACGAATCGTTTTCCTTGCACTTGACCTCGTTTCGGGACGGGTCAGCGAGCAACATGAACTTTGGCCATGGCTCCTAAAGCATGGCGCCAAAGAAGCTGACCTCATCTATTTCCTCGATAATGCCATTCCGCTTCCGGTTATTGGTATGAACCTCTATCCAATGTTCACGCAAAAGATGCTGATGCGTGACGCGGGAGGGCGGTTCCGAATCCGGATGCCTTATGCGAAGGCGGATCTCATCAGCCGCCTCGGGCATATTTACTACAACCGCTACGGCGTTCCGCTCATGATTTCGGAGACCGCGTCAATGGGTTCCTTGCGCCGTCGCTTTGAATGGCTCAGTCAATCGGTTGCCGCCACAAAGCAATTGCGCAACGAGGGGGTTCCACTTGTTGGCTACACATGGTGGCCCATGTTCTCCCTTGTAACTTGGGCATACCGGCAGGGCCGTCGTTCCGTAGCAGAGCATCTCGCTCCGATGGGGTTGTGGGACATTGTGCCGACACCAACAGACCCTTTAGGTCGGGTGCGGACATCCCTTGTGGACGCCTATCAACATCTCGTACAGGGCGGCATAGAAGCGGTAGGGACGCTGTCGAGAACCTCTGTTGAGAGCGCTGGGGCTCGGTGA
- a CDS encoding glycoside hydrolase family 2 protein produces MVETNLHPRPLLRRERWIDLCGKWGFAYDDSDCGLNERWFETAEPFNRDIVVPFPPESRLSGVHDAGFHPVVWYRREISLNEEDRRNRLLLHCGAVDYMASIWVNGRLAVEHVGGQTPFSVDITPLLVPGQAQVIVLRAEDDPRDLQQPRGKQYWEEKPGYIWYHRTTGIWQPIWLEPVPFVAITELRWTPDVDRFGVSLVLRMNRTVPEGWQVRVRLTGDRPLRTLVDDTCSLFGRELRRDLLLDINNAAIRRRRTLLWAPEHPNLIEATIELLDESSTVIDHVESYFGLRRIEARDGRFIINGVPIFLRLVLAQNYWPDSLLAAPSADALRHEVELARDLGFNGIRIHQKIEDPRFLYWCDRLGMLVWSEAANAYVYSDRAVEMLTREWLEAVRRDYNHPSIITWVPLNESWGVPDLDRSGQQRDYVRALYHLTKALDPTRPVIGNDGWQHAVGDVFGVHDYAPTGDMLRERYSDRETIARTFREVRPHHHPLLGEGIELEDEPIVVSEFGGLAFVPTESEDWFGYGQFANADELLTRYEELVEALLASTALAGFCYTQLTDTAQETNGLLTVDRQPKFDRDRIRAINTRPSKAVPSEILDALIKQEVERRRRQRGHE; encoded by the coding sequence ATGGTTGAGACAAATCTCCATCCACGACCCTTGTTGCGCCGAGAGCGTTGGATTGATTTGTGCGGTAAGTGGGGCTTTGCTTATGACGATAGTGATTGTGGATTGAACGAACGCTGGTTTGAGACTGCCGAGCCTTTCAATCGCGACATTGTCGTACCGTTTCCACCTGAGAGCAGGCTATCTGGTGTGCATGATGCGGGCTTTCATCCGGTTGTGTGGTATCGACGTGAAATCAGCCTTAATGAGGAAGATCGCCGAAACCGTCTCCTCCTTCACTGCGGTGCAGTGGATTATATGGCCTCCATCTGGGTCAACGGGCGTCTTGCCGTCGAACATGTCGGCGGTCAGACGCCATTCTCTGTAGATATTACGCCGCTCCTCGTTCCAGGTCAGGCTCAAGTGATCGTCTTACGCGCCGAAGATGATCCCCGTGATCTTCAGCAGCCGCGTGGAAAACAGTATTGGGAAGAGAAGCCCGGTTATATCTGGTATCATCGAACCACAGGCATCTGGCAGCCTATCTGGCTCGAGCCTGTTCCTTTCGTGGCCATCACCGAATTGCGGTGGACACCTGATGTGGATCGCTTTGGAGTTTCACTGGTTCTGAGGATGAACCGTACTGTTCCTGAGGGCTGGCAAGTCCGTGTCCGGCTCACAGGAGACCGACCGCTTCGCACTCTTGTCGATGATACGTGTTCACTTTTCGGGCGCGAGCTTCGACGCGACCTGCTTCTCGATATTAACAATGCCGCAATACGCCGTCGCCGCACGCTTCTGTGGGCTCCAGAACATCCCAACCTCATTGAGGCGACCATCGAGTTGCTCGACGAAAGCAGTACTGTTATCGATCATGTTGAAAGCTATTTCGGGCTCCGGCGGATCGAGGCCCGTGATGGGCGCTTCATAATCAACGGCGTTCCGATCTTTCTGCGGCTTGTCCTGGCGCAAAACTATTGGCCTGACAGTCTGTTGGCTGCGCCTAGTGCTGACGCACTAAGGCATGAGGTGGAGTTGGCCCGAGACCTGGGGTTTAACGGCATTCGTATTCATCAGAAAATAGAGGATCCTCGCTTCCTTTATTGGTGCGACCGACTGGGAATGCTCGTGTGGAGTGAGGCTGCCAATGCCTATGTATACTCTGATCGGGCTGTAGAGATGCTCACACGAGAATGGCTTGAAGCGGTCCGTCGAGACTATAATCATCCGTCCATAATTACTTGGGTACCGTTGAACGAGAGTTGGGGTGTGCCGGACCTCGATCGATCGGGACAGCAACGGGATTATGTGCGGGCGCTCTATCACCTAACCAAGGCGCTTGATCCTACCCGGCCGGTAATTGGAAACGATGGATGGCAACATGCAGTCGGTGATGTTTTCGGCGTACATGATTACGCGCCGACGGGCGACATGCTGCGTGAGCGATATTCCGATAGAGAGACAATTGCCCGTACATTCCGAGAGGTCAGGCCTCATCATCATCCACTGTTAGGGGAGGGTATAGAGCTCGAAGACGAGCCGATCGTTGTCAGCGAGTTCGGAGGCCTCGCTTTTGTGCCAACGGAGAGCGAGGATTGGTTTGGATATGGCCAGTTCGCCAATGCTGATGAACTTTTAACCCGTTATGAAGAGCTCGTTGAGGCTCTGCTCGCATCTACGGCTCTTGCGGGGTTCTGTTACACGCAATTAACTGACACTGCTCAAGAGACCAATGGTTTGCTCACAGTCGACCGTCAACCAAAGTTCGATCGGGATCGAATACGAGCGATTAACACACGCCCTTCAAAAGCTGTGCCGAGCGAAATTTTGGATGCCCTGATCAAGCAGGAGGTTGAACGTCGGCGGCGACAGCGAGGGCATGAATGA
- a CDS encoding Do family serine endopeptidase: protein MVAITTKQRVEEQRQAQSIPEDLPFREFFRRYFDEGANPEQPEPRQALGSGFVISQDGYIVTNNHVVENAAEIHVVFGEQNIVPAKLVGRDTSSDIAVLKVDPQPNMAVAAWGNSETAEPGSWVIAIGSPYGLGGTVTVGVVSARSRDIHSGPYDDYIQTDAAINRGNSGGPLFDASGEVIGVNTAIFSPVGANIGIGFAIPSRTAQSVVDQLIRTGHVERGYIGLRLQEITPAIAQALNRPDEKGALVASVEPGGPAEKAGMRTGDIITQLGEQPIESVRDLSRAVAGIKPGTQTRLTVVRNKATQEVMITVGLRPDEQASKTSGQQGPETEGKRLGVTLAPVDDAVRQRLGANAQGVFVQRVEPNSPADESGIRQGDLIVSANDHEVAQASDVAKEWNRAQKEKRPILLRIKRGDQYLFVAVPA, encoded by the coding sequence GTGGTCGCCATTACGACAAAGCAACGGGTCGAGGAGCAGCGCCAAGCTCAGTCCATACCGGAGGATCTCCCCTTCCGAGAGTTCTTCCGACGCTATTTCGACGAAGGCGCCAATCCAGAACAGCCGGAGCCTCGGCAAGCACTTGGCTCTGGCTTTGTAATCAGCCAAGATGGATACATCGTCACCAACAATCACGTCGTCGAAAACGCCGCAGAGATTCACGTTGTCTTCGGTGAACAGAACATCGTGCCAGCCAAGCTGGTCGGACGCGACACATCCAGCGATATCGCAGTCCTCAAGGTGGACCCTCAACCCAATATGGCTGTCGCCGCGTGGGGCAACTCGGAAACAGCAGAGCCAGGATCTTGGGTCATTGCCATCGGTAGCCCCTATGGGCTTGGAGGAACCGTAACGGTCGGTGTCGTATCTGCCCGCTCGCGTGACATCCATTCTGGTCCATACGACGATTATATCCAGACCGATGCTGCCATTAACCGCGGCAATTCAGGCGGCCCGCTCTTCGATGCAAGTGGTGAGGTGATTGGCGTCAATACGGCGATCTTTTCGCCTGTGGGCGCCAATATCGGTATCGGTTTCGCTATTCCCTCTCGCACGGCGCAAAGTGTTGTCGATCAGCTCATCCGAACCGGGCATGTTGAGCGTGGTTATATCGGTCTGCGGCTCCAGGAGATCACGCCCGCTATCGCTCAGGCTCTTAATCGTCCGGACGAGAAGGGTGCCCTCGTCGCCTCCGTAGAGCCTGGAGGCCCAGCCGAGAAGGCTGGCATGAGGACAGGCGACATCATTACCCAGCTTGGAGAGCAACCTATTGAAAGCGTACGTGATCTCTCTCGAGCCGTCGCGGGAATAAAGCCCGGGACCCAGACACGTCTTACGGTCGTGCGAAACAAAGCAACCCAAGAGGTTATGATAACTGTCGGCCTACGCCCGGACGAGCAGGCATCCAAAACGAGTGGGCAACAAGGCCCAGAGACTGAAGGGAAGCGGCTTGGAGTGACGCTAGCGCCTGTCGATGACGCAGTCCGTCAAAGACTGGGCGCGAATGCACAAGGCGTATTCGTGCAACGAGTAGAGCCCAATAGCCCAGCAGATGAGAGTGGCATCCGTCAAGGGGACCTCATCGTTTCGGCCAATGATCATGAGGTGGCTCAGGCGTCCGACGTGGCTAAAGAGTGGAATCGTGCTCAGAAAGAGAAAAGGCCGATCCTCCTTCGTATCAAACGTGGGGATCAGTATCTTTTCGTCGCTGTGCCAGCATAG
- a CDS encoding LacI family DNA-binding transcriptional regulator, protein MSSFRPRPNLGDIAAALGVSVATVSNALSGKGRVSADLIARIRKKASDLGYIPSMTGKALRTGRSGVLGLVLPDIAHPLFPQLAQAIAQAAEDVSYGILIGDSRGDIAAQTDAINWLIERGADGLIVVPRRGSRIGDIGRPVAVIDSPSTPGNTVAADHWGGGRQIAEYLLSQGHRRFVIIAGSSNSNVQNDRIGGIRSSLPDTVTSEIIWVEDIEQKSGTGCDLGLSAKVSEGFTAFCAVSDLHALRALMELQRAGIRIPSDASVTGFDDLLWSSVLTPALTTMRMDMRTIADIAVASLLNEIETMARPPRDGGTSSNPTSSWPPAEAQRPSVPMQLIIRQSSGPAPAVEFHPRRNTLS, encoded by the coding sequence GTGTCTTCCTTTCGCCCACGCCCCAATCTAGGCGATATCGCTGCCGCGCTTGGCGTCTCCGTCGCAACGGTTTCGAACGCATTGTCGGGGAAAGGGCGTGTGTCTGCTGACCTGATCGCGCGCATCAGGAAGAAAGCCTCTGACCTCGGATATATTCCCAGCATGACAGGGAAGGCTCTTCGTACGGGGCGAAGCGGAGTTCTCGGGCTGGTACTTCCCGACATCGCGCATCCGCTCTTTCCTCAGCTGGCCCAAGCTATTGCCCAAGCGGCCGAAGATGTGAGCTATGGGATCCTAATCGGCGATTCTCGAGGAGATATCGCGGCGCAGACCGACGCTATCAACTGGCTCATTGAGCGTGGGGCGGATGGGCTGATCGTCGTGCCGCGCCGAGGCTCTCGGATCGGCGATATAGGACGTCCGGTTGCTGTCATTGATAGCCCCTCGACGCCCGGCAACACTGTTGCGGCAGACCATTGGGGTGGAGGACGGCAGATTGCCGAGTATCTGCTGTCTCAAGGACACCGCCGCTTTGTCATCATTGCGGGCAGTTCTAACTCGAACGTACAGAACGACCGTATCGGCGGCATCCGTTCCTCCCTTCCCGACACTGTGACATCTGAGATCATTTGGGTCGAAGACATCGAGCAAAAGTCCGGAACGGGATGCGACCTTGGTCTTTCGGCCAAGGTCAGCGAGGGGTTTACAGCCTTCTGCGCCGTCTCCGACCTCCATGCCCTGCGCGCGCTAATGGAACTGCAGCGCGCAGGAATTCGGATCCCATCAGATGCCAGCGTCACCGGATTTGACGATCTGCTCTGGTCCTCTGTCCTTACACCGGCTCTCACCACCATGCGTATGGACATGAGGACTATCGCGGATATCGCCGTCGCGAGCCTTCTGAACGAAATTGAAACGATGGCACGGCCTCCACGCGACGGAGGTACGTCAAGCAATCCCACATCGTCCTGGCCTCCCGCTGAGGCTCAAAGGCCGAGTGTCCCTATGCAGCTTATCATTCGCCAGTCGAGTGGACCGGCACCGGCTGTCGAATTTCACCCCCGGAGGAACACCCTGTCATGA
- a CDS encoding glycoside hydrolase, giving the protein MFRSFFLAGFEGSTGYNRHGHWFDQVVATGHDKTVNQDYRHLAELDIHAARETVRWPLVDLGKGRYDFSTIAPFIEAAQRYNIEIIWDLFHYGYPHGLDLWSEEFPKRFADYCYVVGRYIAQHGHGIRAFTPVNEPSFMAYAAGEAGLFAPHATGRGWDLKVALVRAAIQGINALWAACPDARIVNVDPLCRVACPPNRPDLQDEARDFNERLVFQSWDMLCGRLLPELGGSRAHLDVVGINYYWTNQWEWGGSSGSNGVIPPLEENDVRRWPLGDLVRSVWKRYGGEVLITETSHVGDHRSRWLREVAQESEALLRTGIPLRGVCLYPILGMPEWHDPDIWTPMGLWDPICHRDPCGERLICEPMLEALLSVRHIDELHNGMLSRTAVHERREWSYDLT; this is encoded by the coding sequence ATGTTCCGCAGCTTCTTTCTAGCAGGCTTTGAAGGTTCAACGGGATACAACCGCCACGGTCACTGGTTTGATCAGGTGGTCGCAACGGGCCACGACAAGACTGTCAATCAAGACTACCGCCACTTAGCTGAACTCGATATTCATGCTGCCCGTGAGACAGTTCGATGGCCTCTTGTTGACCTTGGGAAGGGTCGTTATGACTTCTCTACGATTGCCCCATTTATCGAAGCTGCCCAGCGCTACAATATAGAGATAATTTGGGATCTTTTTCATTATGGCTACCCCCATGGCCTTGATCTCTGGAGCGAAGAGTTCCCGAAGCGCTTTGCCGATTATTGTTACGTCGTGGGCCGCTACATCGCTCAACATGGCCATGGCATCCGCGCCTTCACTCCCGTCAACGAACCCTCCTTCATGGCCTATGCGGCAGGCGAGGCCGGATTATTCGCGCCTCATGCGACAGGGCGCGGCTGGGACCTCAAAGTTGCCCTTGTGCGCGCAGCCATCCAAGGTATCAACGCCTTGTGGGCTGCCTGCCCGGATGCACGAATCGTCAATGTTGATCCCTTATGTCGTGTGGCATGCCCTCCCAACCGACCGGATCTTCAGGACGAAGCAAGAGACTTTAACGAGCGCCTTGTTTTTCAAAGCTGGGACATGTTGTGCGGGCGCCTTTTACCTGAGCTCGGAGGCAGTCGTGCCCATCTCGATGTCGTTGGAATAAACTATTACTGGACCAACCAATGGGAATGGGGAGGATCCTCAGGTTCCAATGGCGTCATTCCTCCGCTTGAAGAGAACGATGTCCGCCGCTGGCCTTTGGGCGATCTTGTTCGCTCGGTATGGAAGCGATATGGCGGCGAAGTCCTGATCACCGAAACTAGCCATGTCGGCGATCACCGAAGCCGATGGTTGCGCGAGGTTGCCCAAGAATCCGAGGCCCTGCTCCGTACGGGGATCCCTCTGCGTGGCGTATGCCTTTATCCTATTCTTGGCATGCCGGAATGGCATGATCCGGACATTTGGACGCCGATGGGTCTTTGGGACCCTATCTGTCACCGCGACCCATGTGGCGAGCGCCTGATTTGCGAACCTATGCTCGAAGCACTCTTATCTGTTCGTCACATCGATGAACTTCATAACGGCATGCTTTCAAGAACCGCCGTTCATGAGAGGCGAGAGTGGAGCTATGATCTAACTTAG
- a CDS encoding DNA translocase FtsK, whose amino-acid sequence MRPNRPFSSARPEPQHSQEAENAQSIDPAASGRHQPRRAFPSDARESARVVPQGQPVSGGAIAGRSADAAPATHPAWWQAFVVAGATCTRTPDKFLRERNGRAGDPSSQTAVPRPQAVEPPVDQKADDGGSEEPAVRRQIANLLATYSSRSDEVAQSEGIADEASDMMVADEDAQDGGSFDARSEVKVGTLVQETEADPELVADTTEPKGQEEISAPILYSSPKVIFTEWAYSYYQAGEVLLAATPSPASLKAPEAVPTIAVTEEASNATQCDDDLEADSGYLLLYKDELNPGLSHEGEAGKRSAVAQAKEIAGEDAVVKDAALQVNLGPAPAPVSAVSALELEVSAPTTPDMTPEAPDEQEVEHRLVPTSGSYELPDLSYLALPPERQEPILTEDILEETAGHLEKIIRDFGVKGDVIHVHPGPVVTLYELEPAPGTKSSRVIALSDDIARSMSATSARVAVIPGRNAIGIELPNHKRETVFLRELLASQDFETSQHKLPLCLGKTIGGEPVIADLARMPHLLVAGTTGSGKSVAINTMILSLLYRFRPDQCRLIMVDPKMLELSVYDGIPHLLTPVVTDPKKAIIALRWAVREMEDRYKKMSKLGVRNIDGFNARVSEAKARGEVITRTVQTGFDRETGQAVYEDEVMDLEPLPYIVVIVDEMADLMMVAGKEIEGAIQRLAQMARAAGIHVILATQRPSVDVITGTIKANFPTRISFQVTSKIDSRTILGEMGAEQLLGQGDMLYMAGGGRIMRVHGPFCSDEEVEKVVAHLKRQGQPVYLDAVTAEDEIEGETEETFTPEEEDLNLGSADLYDKAVSIVLRHKKASTSYIQRRLQIGYNRAASLMERMEKEGIVGPANHAGKREILFESSDLHD is encoded by the coding sequence ATGCGTCCCAACCGACCTTTCTCCTCTGCAAGACCTGAACCTCAACACTCCCAAGAGGCCGAAAACGCCCAATCCATCGATCCGGCGGCTTCAGGGCGTCATCAGCCGAGGCGGGCCTTTCCTTCGGATGCCCGGGAATCGGCGCGAGTAGTGCCGCAGGGGCAACCTGTTTCAGGGGGGGCGATAGCCGGCCGTAGCGCCGACGCGGCACCTGCAACACATCCGGCTTGGTGGCAGGCTTTTGTCGTTGCTGGTGCCACTTGCACACGGACACCCGACAAGTTTCTGCGTGAGAGAAATGGTCGGGCAGGGGACCCTTCGAGCCAAACCGCTGTGCCGCGTCCTCAAGCGGTTGAGCCACCGGTCGACCAAAAAGCTGATGACGGAGGATCCGAGGAGCCCGCGGTGCGCCGCCAGATAGCAAACTTGCTGGCAACTTACTCATCTCGCTCTGATGAAGTCGCGCAGTCGGAAGGCATCGCTGATGAAGCAAGCGATATGATGGTGGCAGATGAGGATGCGCAGGATGGCGGATCCTTTGACGCCCGCTCGGAAGTCAAGGTTGGCACGTTAGTACAAGAGACCGAAGCTGATCCGGAACTTGTTGCAGATACCACAGAGCCGAAAGGACAAGAGGAAATAAGCGCACCGATCTTATACTCCTCCCCTAAGGTCATTTTCACAGAATGGGCCTATAGCTATTATCAGGCTGGCGAGGTGTTGCTGGCAGCCACTCCTTCTCCGGCATCCTTGAAGGCTCCCGAGGCGGTGCCGACTATCGCGGTGACCGAAGAGGCCAGCAATGCCACCCAGTGCGACGACGATCTGGAAGCCGATTCCGGATACCTGCTGCTTTATAAGGATGAACTGAATCCTGGCCTGTCCCACGAGGGAGAGGCTGGCAAGCGTTCGGCCGTCGCTCAGGCCAAGGAAATTGCGGGAGAGGATGCTGTCGTCAAGGATGCTGCACTACAGGTGAACCTGGGACCTGCGCCTGCTCCTGTGTCGGCTGTCTCTGCTCTGGAATTGGAGGTCTCAGCACCAACAACTCCGGATATGACACCTGAAGCTCCGGATGAGCAGGAAGTGGAGCATCGCCTCGTTCCAACATCAGGCAGTTATGAGCTTCCGGATCTATCCTATCTGGCCCTTCCGCCTGAACGCCAGGAACCTATCCTGACAGAGGACATTCTCGAAGAGACGGCCGGGCATTTGGAGAAGATCATCCGAGATTTCGGTGTGAAGGGAGACGTCATTCACGTTCATCCTGGCCCGGTGGTGACGCTCTATGAGCTCGAGCCCGCACCTGGCACGAAATCCTCTCGCGTAATCGCTCTGTCAGACGACATTGCCCGTTCGATGAGTGCAACGTCGGCCCGTGTTGCCGTCATTCCCGGTCGCAATGCCATCGGAATCGAGCTGCCGAACCACAAACGCGAGACGGTGTTCCTGCGCGAGCTCCTGGCTTCCCAGGATTTCGAGACTTCACAGCATAAGCTCCCCTTATGCCTCGGCAAGACGATCGGCGGCGAGCCGGTGATTGCGGACCTCGCACGCATGCCGCACCTGCTGGTCGCCGGCACCACCGGCTCGGGCAAATCGGTTGCCATCAACACCATGATCCTATCGCTACTCTATCGTTTCAGGCCTGATCAGTGCCGGCTGATCATGGTCGATCCGAAGATGCTGGAACTATCGGTCTATGACGGCATCCCGCACCTGCTCACCCCGGTCGTCACCGACCCGAAAAAGGCAATCATTGCCTTGCGCTGGGCGGTTCGGGAGATGGAGGACCGCTACAAGAAGATGTCGAAGCTGGGCGTGCGCAACATCGACGGCTTCAACGCCCGCGTCTCGGAGGCCAAGGCGCGCGGCGAGGTGATCACCCGCACGGTCCAGACCGGCTTCGACCGCGAGACCGGCCAAGCGGTCTACGAGGACGAGGTGATGGACCTCGAGCCTCTGCCCTACATCGTGGTGATCGTCGACGAGATGGCCGACCTGATGATGGTGGCCGGCAAGGAGATCGAAGGCGCGATCCAGCGCCTCGCCCAAATGGCGCGTGCGGCCGGCATCCATGTGATCCTGGCGACCCAGCGTCCGTCGGTGGACGTGATCACCGGCACGATCAAGGCGAATTTCCCGACCCGGATCTCGTTCCAGGTGACGTCGAAGATCGACAGCCGGACGATTCTCGGCGAGATGGGGGCCGAGCAGCTTCTGGGCCAGGGCGACATGCTGTACATGGCGGGCGGCGGGCGGATCATGCGCGTGCACGGGCCGTTCTGCTCCGACGAGGAGGTCGAGAAGGTCGTTGCCCACCTCAAGCGCCAGGGGCAGCCTGTCTATCTCGACGCTGTGACGGCGGAGGATGAGATAGAGGGAGAGACCGAAGAGACATTTACTCCAGAAGAGGAGGATTTGAATCTCGGTTCAGCGGATCTCTATGATAAGGCCGTCTCCATCGTGCTCCGGCACAAGAAGGCCTCGACATCCTATATCCAGCGTCGGCTGCAGATCGGCTACAACCGGGCGGCCTCGCTGATGGAGCGGATGGAGAAGGAGGGCATCGTCGGCCCGGCCAACCACGCCGGAAAACGCGAAATCCTTTTTGAGAGTTCAGATCTGCACGATTGA